From Candidatus Obscuribacterales bacterium, one genomic window encodes:
- a CDS encoding HEAT repeat domain-containing protein: MYDDDASVLDPAIAADSPLDHLEAIDVSEDDKPDPDVMLPLLDASDNQQRMLATRAFCELEEPRAVPQLINLLSDTCPLIRVSAAYALGRNPSPLAVDALIVQLEQDLNGYVRKGLVWALGNCRDRRSLTPLTHALRTDISAVRLWAASALAQMANLDYESVIAAIPPLIEALRRDPVAAVRSNCAWAIGLLCRELPSNVIYATAIDAIIEAFAEDEDMGVRDDARLAVLKVGDPRGLQVIEEIEQDGLV; this comes from the coding sequence ATGTATGATGACGATGCTAGCGTGTTAGACCCTGCCATTGCCGCCGATAGCCCACTGGATCATCTCGAGGCGATCGACGTATCTGAGGATGACAAGCCAGATCCGGACGTAATGCTGCCTTTGCTAGACGCGTCCGACAATCAGCAGCGCATGTTGGCCACCCGAGCATTTTGTGAACTAGAGGAACCTCGCGCCGTTCCTCAATTAATTAACCTTCTGTCCGATACCTGTCCGCTCATCCGGGTGAGTGCCGCCTATGCCCTCGGACGCAACCCCAGTCCCCTAGCCGTTGATGCTCTCATTGTGCAGTTAGAGCAGGATCTGAACGGCTATGTGCGCAAAGGACTTGTCTGGGCTTTGGGCAACTGCCGCGATCGCCGCTCCCTAACGCCGCTCACCCATGCCCTACGCACCGATATTTCCGCCGTGCGTCTATGGGCCGCCAGTGCCCTAGCCCAGATGGCCAATCTAGACTACGAATCGGTGATTGCCGCTATTCCTCCCCTCATTGAAGCTCTGCGGCGTGATCCTGTAGCAGCGGTGCGCAGCAACTGTGCCTGGGCGATTGGCCTGCTGTGCCGAGAGCTGCCGTCCAATGTGATTTATGCCACGGCTATTGACGCCATTATTGAAGCCTTTGCCGAAGATGAAGACATGGGCGTCCGCGACGATGCCCGTCTTGCTGTGCTCAAAGTGGGCGATCCTCGTGGACTCCAAGTGATTGAAGAAATTGAGCAGGATGGGCTAGTTTAG
- a CDS encoding FAD-binding oxidoreductase — protein ALTHLYQRFQPQPTLVDRQTACEFEPLLNSEAIAAAFVVKHGHVHPEKAVRAYNHAFQRLGGQMAIAPVRQMQTDQGKITGVVTPTEIYAGHQVAVCAGAMSRALLQQMQITVPCYFSHAELIETPPVDLNLRMVIMPANTRRFALEATVEQSQKEDLWDEAGHEIAPPILDAGIFQFADGHLRLGQISRLLTDPQAPVDAAASERQIREAIAHLIPALADVPGQWHRCLVAFSGDRMPLVGALPDYAGLHLFSGFSNPFAFVPPIAQRFAKSQVGNPDLLIESLAPSRFKEQN, from the coding sequence GCCCTCACGCACCTCTACCAGCGCTTCCAGCCCCAGCCCACCTTGGTTGATCGGCAAACAGCTTGTGAGTTTGAACCCTTGCTCAATTCAGAGGCGATCGCTGCTGCCTTTGTCGTCAAGCATGGCCATGTTCATCCTGAAAAAGCGGTTCGGGCCTATAATCATGCCTTTCAGCGCTTGGGTGGGCAGATGGCGATCGCTCCTGTACGGCAGATGCAAACTGATCAGGGCAAGATCACTGGTGTGGTCACGCCTACTGAGATCTATGCTGGACATCAAGTCGCAGTTTGTGCTGGGGCTATGAGCCGGGCTTTGCTGCAACAGATGCAGATCACCGTGCCCTGCTACTTTTCCCATGCAGAACTCATCGAAACACCGCCTGTTGACCTCAACCTGCGCATGGTAATCATGCCGGCCAATACCCGTCGTTTTGCCCTAGAAGCTACCGTGGAGCAAAGCCAGAAGGAAGACCTCTGGGATGAAGCTGGTCACGAAATTGCTCCCCCCATTTTAGATGCGGGCATCTTTCAGTTTGCTGATGGACATCTGCGGCTTGGACAAATTAGCCGTCTCCTTACCGATCCCCAGGCACCTGTGGATGCTGCTGCGAGTGAACGCCAGATTCGAGAAGCGATCGCTCACCTGATTCCGGCCCTAGCGGATGTGCCTGGCCAATGGCACCGCTGCTTAGTTGCCTTCAGTGGCGATCGTATGCCCCTCGTGGGCGCTCTCCCGGACTACGCAGGCCTACATCTATTCTCCGGCTTCAGCAATCCTTTTGCCTTCGTGCCACCCATCGCCCAACGCTTTGCCAAAAGCCAGGTAGGAAACCCTGACCTCCTGATTGAGTCTCTAGCACCCTCACGATTTAAAGAACAAAATTAA